Part of the Fervidobacterium sp. genome, ATACTATATTGGCTAGCAAATAGCTTAGATTTTGTTTATGCAGAGAGGGTATTTCTTCCATGGGTCGATATGATAGATCTGATGGAAAAAAATAACATACCATTGTTCACGCTTGAGACGAGAACACCTGTTTATGAGCTTGATGCTATAGGTATTTCTCTTGAATATGAGCTTTCTTACACGAATGTCTTGAAGTTACTTGAACTTTCCAAAATACCCTTGAAAGCATCTGACAGAGATGATCGTCATCCACTTGTAATTGCCGGTGGACCTGTGGTGTACAATTGCGAACCTATTGCGGAAGCATTCGATGCTGTTTATCTCGGTGACGGTGAAGTGAACTTGGAGGGAATGCTAAGAATTATAAATTATACAAAAGGGATGCATAGAGAAGAACGGTTAAAAGAGCTTATCAAGTTGGATGGAATTTACGTACCTGCTTTTTATGAACAAAAAGGAAAGAAGATATTACCAAAGTATGATTTTGCACCACAAAGGATTAAGAGAAACATTCTAAAGGACTTAAGTAGTGTGAATCCGTTGACACGAAAAATACTACCACATGTTGAGAGTGTACATGACAGGGGAGTAATAGAAATAAGCAGAGGGTGTACAAGAGGATGCAGATTTTGCCATGCTGGTTATGTTTACAGACCTGTTCGTGAAAGAGATGTTAGTGAAATTGTTGAAAGTGCTAAAAAGCTTATCGCAAACACAGGGTATGGTGAAATTTCTTTGCTTTCTTTATCTTCTCTTGACCACTCACAGATAAATGAAATAGTCGAAGAGCTAATTAAAGGGTTAAAAGATAAGAAAGTATCTATATCCATTCCATCGACAAGAATGGATGCATTTAATATCAAGATTGCCGAGAAAATATCAGAAGTACGAAAAACAGGACTTACCTTTGCACCAGAAGCGGGAAGTCAAAGGATGCGCGATGCAATAAACAAACAAATAACACTTGAGGATATAATAAACACGGTAAAGCAGGCAAAGCAAGCAGGTTGGAGGAGAGTAAAACTCTATTTCATGGTTGGATTTCCGAATGAAACAGAGGAAGATATAAGAGCCATAGGTGAGGTGTTGAAAGAAGTTAAAAGGGTAGGTTTTTCAGAGATAACCGCTTCGGTAAATCTACTTATTCCTAAGCCTCATACGGCTTTTCAATTTGCCGAACTTCGTCCGCCAGAATACATGGATGATGTGAAGAGAATCCTTGGGCAGTATAGAAAATACGGAAAGATAGATATTAATGATGGTAAGAAAAGTTTTGTTGAAGGAATTCTTTCTCGCGGAGATAGAAAGCTTTTTTCTGTTATTGAAAAAGCATACAAGATAGGTTACTATGATGAATGGGGAGAGTATTTTTCGTTCGATAAGTGGATAAAATTGCTTGAAGATGTAGATTACACCCAATATGTTGGTCCGTACGGATTAGAGGATTTTCCTTGGGATCATCTTGACAGCGGAGTTAGTAAGGAGTTTCTTTGGAAAGAATATCAAAAATTTTTTAAAGGTATTCAAACAAGCGATTGCAGAAATGTTTGTGGTTTTTGTGGTGTGTGTTTTGAGTATAAGGTAAAAAATGTAATTGGAGGTGATAAAGGGTGAGTAAAAGGCTTCATCCAAAAGTTTTCAAAGTGCCTATCGATAGAATACGTATGGGATATTATTCGGATAAATACTTCACAAGGTATGTTGAGGTATTGAAAAAGGATAACAGACATCCGAGAGTTTATTATCAATTTTTTCCAAGGGACAACGCTGTTGTTTGCGGAGTAGATGAAGCATTAGCAATATTGAGATATTGTACGGGGTTTTACAAAGATGAGATGAAAGCCAGAGAATTGTATAATGACATCTTGCACCTTGATAAAGTCATGCAAAGTCTTGCAGTGGATGGTAATGTAGAAGAGATCGTAGATCTTACAAGAAAAAAATGGGATTTACGATTGAAATTAAATGAATTGTGGATTGATAAATGGGAGGAAATAGAGGTTAAAGCTGTTTATGACGGTGAATACATTCCAGAAGGAGAACCTCTAATGACGATTGAAGGGGATCCAGTATATTTTGGTTATCTCGAAACCGTTTTACTTGGTGTTATAGCTCGTGCAACAAGCACGGCAACCGCGGTGAAGAAGGTGGTTGAAGCTGCAAACGGCAAACCAATTCTGTTCTTCAGTGCACGTTTTGATCATTATTGGGTACAAGCAACAGATGGATACGCTGCGTTAAAAGCTGGAGCCTTCGGTGTCTCGACAGATGCTAACGCAGATTATTGGGGTGTTGAATCCATGGGTACAATTCCACACGCATTAATCGCTGCATATGATGGAAGTACCGAAGATGCAGCTATAGCATTTGATAAATATATGCCAGAAAATGTTAATAGGATAGTCCTTGTTGATTGGGACAACGATGTGATTGGTACAACCTTTAGAGTAGTTAAAAAACACTATGAGTACTTAACAGGAAAACAATTTGTGTTGGGACAAACAGATCCATCACCTATCATTGGTACTGGCAAGAATAAAATATGGGGTGTTAGATTCG contains:
- a CDS encoding TIGR03960 family B12-binding radical SAM protein, with translation ILYWLANSLDFVYAERVFLPWVDMIDLMEKNNIPLFTLETRTPVYELDAIGISLEYELSYTNVLKLLELSKIPLKASDRDDRHPLVIAGGPVVYNCEPIAEAFDAVYLGDGEVNLEGMLRIINYTKGMHREERLKELIKLDGIYVPAFYEQKGKKILPKYDFAPQRIKRNILKDLSSVNPLTRKILPHVESVHDRGVIEISRGCTRGCRFCHAGYVYRPVRERDVSEIVESAKKLIANTGYGEISLLSLSSLDHSQINEIVEELIKGLKDKKVSISIPSTRMDAFNIKIAEKISEVRKTGLTFAPEAGSQRMRDAINKQITLEDIINTVKQAKQAGWRRVKLYFMVGFPNETEEDIRAIGEVLKEVKRVGFSEITASVNLLIPKPHTAFQFAELRPPEYMDDVKRILGQYRKYGKIDINDGKKSFVEGILSRGDRKLFSVIEKAYKIGYYDEWGEYFSFDKWIKLLEDVDYTQYVGPYGLEDFPWDHLDSGVSKEFLWKEYQKFFKGIQTSDCRNVCGFCGVCFEYKVKNVIGGDKG
- a CDS encoding nicotinate phosphoribosyltransferase, with translation MGYYSDKYFTRYVEVLKKDNRHPRVYYQFFPRDNAVVCGVDEALAILRYCTGFYKDEMKARELYNDILHLDKVMQSLAVDGNVEEIVDLTRKKWDLRLKLNELWIDKWEEIEVKAVYDGEYIPEGEPLMTIEGDPVYFGYLETVLLGVIARATSTATAVKKVVEAANGKPILFFSARFDHYWVQATDGYAALKAGAFGVSTDANADYWGVESMGTIPHALIAAYDGSTEDAAIAFDKYMPENVNRIVLVDWDNDVIGTTFRVVKKHYEYLTGKQFVLGQTDPSPIIGTGKNKIWGVRFDTSGNLRDKSVTPVGPQSFGVCPELVWKARQEFDKVGLNGLKIVVSGGFDEEKIRLFEALGVPADVYGVGSKLLKKKIDITADIVEVNGKPCAKIGRYKKDASHLKIVGKRYWEE